One stretch of Hevea brasiliensis isolate MT/VB/25A 57/8 chromosome 12, ASM3005281v1, whole genome shotgun sequence DNA includes these proteins:
- the LOC110652969 gene encoding amino acid permease 3: MVENTAAKSHSHQVFNVSIDIHAQTGHNLLDDDGRLKRTGTVWTASSHIITAVIGSGVLSLAYAIAQLGWIAGPAVMFLFSLVTYYTSTLLSSCYRSGDPLTGKRNYTYMDAVLSNLGGAKVKICGFVQYLNLFGVAIGYTIASSISMMAIKRSNCFHKSGGKNPCRMNANPYMIAFGITEIIFSQIPDFDQLWWLSIVAAVMSFTYSSIGLGLGIAKVAENGKFMGSLTGISIGTVTQTQKIWRSFQALGEIAFAYSYSVILIEIQDTVRSPPSEAKTMKKATLISVAVTTLFYMLCGCFGYAAFGDMSPGNLLTGFGFYNPYWLLDIANVAIVIHLVGAYQVYCQPLFAFIEKAAAQRFPDSEFISREIKIPIPGSRSYSLNLFRLVWRTCFVILTTVISMLLPFFNDVVGLLGALGFWPLTVYFPVEMYIAQKKIPKWSTRWLCLQILSAACLIITIAAAAGSIAGVVVDLKSVKPFNNSY; the protein is encoded by the exons ATGGTTGAGAACACAGCAGCAAAGAGCCATTCCCACCAAGTTTTCAATGTCTCCATTGACATCCATGCACAAACTGGCCACAATTTGCTAGACGATGATGGTCGCCTTAAGCGAACTG GTACTGTGTGGACTGCAAGTTCCCATATTATAACAGCTGTGATTGGGTCTGGGGTTCTGTCCTTGGCCTATGCCATAGCTCAGCTTGGATGGATTGCTGGTCCTGCTGTTATGTTCTTGTTCTCCTTGGTCACTTACTATACTTCTACTCTGCTTTCTTCCTGTTACCGTTCTGGTGATCCTCTTACTGGCAAGAGAAACTACACATATATGGATGCTGTTCTCTCCAATCTTG GTGGAGCTAAGGTCAAGATATGTGGATTTGTTCAGTATCTTAACCTCTTTGGAGTTGCCATTGGTTACACAATAGCATCATCCATAAGCATGAT GGCTATTAAGAGGTCTAATTGTTTCCACAAGAGTGGAGGCAAAAATCCATGCCGTATGAATGCCAATCCTTACATGATTGCTTTTGGGATCACAGAAATTATTTTCTCGCAAATTCCTGATTTTGATCAGCTATGGTGGCTCTCCATTGTTGCCGCTGTTATGTCTTTCACTTATTCATCTATTGGTCTTGGACTTGGCATTGCCAAAGTTGCAGAGAATGGAAAATTCATGGGAAGCCTAACTGGAATAAGCATTGGCACCGTAACTCAAACCCAGAAGATATGGAGAAGCTTCCAAGCACTTGGGGAAATTGCTTTTGCGTACTCATACTCCGTCATCCTCATTGAAattcag GACACAGTCAGATCCCCACCATCAGAGGCCAAGACAATGAAGAAAGCAACTCTAATAAGTGTTGCAGTGACAACCCTTTTCTACATGCTCTGCGGCTGCTTTGGCTACGCTGCCTTTGGAGACATGTCCCCTGGAAATCTTCTTACAGGCTTCGGCTTTTATAACCCATATTGGCTACTAGACATTGCTAATGTTGCCATAGTAATCCACCTTGTTGGGGCTTACCAAGTCTACTGCCAACCCCTCTTTGCCTTCATTGAAAAAGCAGCAGCACAAAGATTCCCAGATAGCGAATTCATTAGCAGAGAAATCAAAATCCCAATTCCTGGGTCCCGTTCCTACAGTCTCAACCTCTTCAGGTTGGTTTGGAGGACATGTTTTGTGATCTTGACCACTGTGATTTCAATGCTCCTTCCTTTCTTCAATGACGTAGTTGGTCTCCTGGGTGCTTTGGGATTTTGGCCATTAACTGTTTACTTCCCAGTTGAGATGTACATAGCACAAAAGAAAATACCAAAGTGGAGCACAAGATGGCTCTGCCTCCAAATCTTAAGTGCTGCTTGCCTAATAATTACCATAGCTGCTGCTGCTGGCTCCATTGCTGGAGTTGTTGTTGATCTTAAGTCTGTCAAGCCCTTCAATAACTCTTATTGA